The DNA window TTTCTCGATGTCTTAATCCAACTCGGCGCATATTTAGACGTACATATCTTTTTACTCAATCCCTGCCAAGAATATTGGGGGCATATCGCTTCTGACAGCGAAATTGCTAGAAAAACTATTAAGCTACGCGGTCAAATTGTCGCGCCAGAAAGCCTATATTTAGAAAAAGGCAACAGTTTGTTAGCCTCATGGGGACGCTTAGGGCGAGAATTTATCGACTCATTGAACGATTACTACTATGAAAATCATGATATTTTTATAGACCCGCTCACCGAAACTTCACAACCGACTTTATTAGCGCATGTACAATCGGACATTCTCAACTTAATCGACCGTGGTGAAAACACACCAACCGCGCCCCCCGCATTATCATTACCCGCTTTGGACAAATCCCTACAAATTCACGCCTGTCATAGCCTAATGCGTGAAGTAGAGATATTACACGACCAACTATTAGCCCTCTTTACCAGCGACCCCGACTTAAAAGCCCGTGATATTTTGGTCATGATGCCCGATATCGAACTTTATACCCCCTATATTCAAGCTGTTTTTGCCACCACCCCAGAAAATCGACGCATTCCTTACAGCCTTGCCGATAGACAATTGCGCGGTGAAAGTGCATTAGTCGATAGTTTTCTAGCCATTATTGAACTACAACACAGCCGTTTTACCAGTAGCGACGTATTGCGCTTACTAGAAACCCCTGCGATTCAAAGACGTTTCCAACTGACAGAAGAAGATATCGACCGTATTCGTGACTGGATAGAAAAAACAGGAATTCGTTGGGGTATCGATGGACAAAATCGCGCCAATTTAGAACTGCCTGATTTTATAGAAAATACATGGCGTGCAGGCTTAGACCGCTTACTATTAGGCTATGCCCTACCTAAACATCCACTTTCTATACCTAACGCGCCAGAAACGCTATTCGCAGGGATTTTGCCCTATGACGAAGTAGAAGGCAGTGACACAATTGCATTAGGTAAACTACTAGATTTCAGCGAAAAATTATTCGCAACGATTGGCGAATTACAACACGCACGCACGGCAGAAGGCTGGGGCATTTTTCTCAACGCCTTATTAGATGAATTTCTGGATATTAATGACGAAAACGAAGCCGAAGCGCAAGCCATTCGTAACAGTTTTGAAAAACTTCGCGCCAGTACACAATTGGCAAACTTTGAACAAATCTTACCGTTTGAAATTGTACTGACTTTTTTAAACAACTTGCTCGGTGTAGAACCACAAACAACCAATTTTTTAACAGGACAAGTCACTTTCTGCGCCATGCTTCCCATGCGTAGCATTCCTTTTAAAGTCGTGTGTTTGCTGGGAATGAACGACAACGCTTTTCCACGTGTTGATAAAGCCTTAGGCTTTGATTTATTGGTAAAAGTGCCAGAGCGGGGCGACCGTTCCCGCCGTGGAAATGACCGTTATTTATTCTTAGAATCCTTACTATCTGCCAGAAACTGCTTTTATATCAGTTATCAAGGGCGGAATATTCGTGACAATACCGAAATGCCACCATCTGTCTTAGTCGCGGAATTATTGGATTATCTCGACAAAGCCTTTGTATTGCCAGAAAATGACCGCCCTATCAGTCAACAACTAGTTATTCATCATCCATTACAAGGCTTTAGCCCGCGTTATTTTTCAGGTGAAAACCCGACCTTATTCAGCTATGCAGAAGAATATTGTCACGCCAGCCGTATCTTGCAACAAACGCCTCAAACCCTGCCCCCATTTATTCGCCATTCCTTACCCGAACCACCCAGCGAATTACTAAATATTACCCTCAACGATTTTATTCAGTTTTTTATCAATCCTACGCGCTTTCTACTGCGCAAACGCTTAGGGATTTACTTTGAAACAGGTATCGGTCATTTACCAGAAGTTGAACCGTTTCAACTCTCCAATTTAGAAAGTTATCAATTTAATCAAAATTTAGTAGAGCGTGCACTGGCAGGACAAACCCCTGATACTTATTTTGAAATTGCCAAAGCCAGCGGACAACTGCCCCATGGGGAAATTGGTCATTGTGTTTACCAACAACTCACAGAAGAAATTAATGATTTTGTGATTAAAGTGAAAAAAAACACGGATAACAACCAACGTTTAGCCCCTGCTTTTATTGACCTTAAAATTGGACGTTTGCACATAATAGGCAGCATCGACCATCTTTGGACAAAACACTTAATCCGTTATCGTTATGCCAACTTAAAAGCAAAAGATTATCTTGGCTTATGGATAGAACACTTATGCTTAAATACACTGAAATCAACGCATTATCCAAAAACTAGCCACTTGATTGGTAAAGATAACATTCATCAATTTAATGCCGTCGACAACGCGCTTGAACTACTAGAAGACTTAAGCACGTTATACTATCAAGGACTACAAAAACCCCTGCCTTTTTTTGCTGAAACAGCATGGAAATATATGGAAAAAGGGTTAAAAATAGGGCAAGAATTTGATGAAGTAGGAGCTTTTAAAGAAGCTAATAAGGAATGGCAAGGGAGCAAAAGTGCTAACTACGAATCAAAAGGCGAACAAGAAAACGAATACTATCAACTCTGTTTCCGCGAAGAACAAGGCAATCCTTTAAATCAAGAATTTAAAGACCTCGCAAAACGGATTTATCAACCATTAATACAAGCAAAAAACGAATTAAAATAGGGAACTTGCCGTGACTTTAGCAACAAAAAAAATAACCCATGTTATCTATGACATGGACGGCGTACTACTAGATACAGAACCGTTTTACACCACTGTGACCCAACACATTGCCCAACAATACGGTAAAAATTTTACATGGGCGTTAAAGTCGCAAATGATGGGACGTAAACAACTCGATGCTGCACAAATTCTGGTGTCATCATTAGCATTACCGATTACCGCTGAAGAATATTTACAACAACGCGAACCCTTACTCGACGCGCTTTTTTTAACGGCTCAACCCTTACGCGGTGCAAAAGCCTTAACCCAACATTTGCATCAACAAGGCATCCCGCAAGCCGTCGCAACCAGTACCCCAAAATCTAAATTTGCGCTAAAAACGCAAGCCCATCAAACATGGTTTAACGTCTTTCAAGCAATTATTACAGGCGATAATCCTGTGGTGAAAAAAGGCAAACCCGCGCCCGATATTTTTCTCGCTGCCGCTCACGCGCTCAATGCAGACCCAGCGCATTGTTTAGTCTTTGAAGATGCCCTTGTTGGCGTCGAAGCGGCAAAAGCAGCGGGCATGTCGGTTGTTGCGATTCCGCCCGCTGAATTAGACAAAGCGCAATTTGCCAAAGCCGACGCGGTTTTAAACGCAATGGATGAATTTACGCCCGAAAGTTGGGGCTTGCCTGCGTTTTAAATAAGCTGAGTTTGGCGAGATTCTTTTAAAAAGATAAAAGATTGTCTGAATCAGAACTTTCAGAATTAACAGGATTTAAACCTCTTAAACCAAGAAATTAATGCGAATCACGCTTTTTAATTTTGCTAACGCAAGTACGGCGAAAAATGACTTAAATAAAAATAGGTTGAGAAGGATTTAACAAATTAAAGTGCTCATCAAGTTTAGGATTAACGCGAGTACGGCGAGATAATAGATATAAAACAGAGGATTAATGATAAAAGCGGAATGGAAGAAATAAAAAGTTGTACCTAAAGGAAAAGTAGGAATAACTTGAGTTCGGCGAGTTTTATAAAACAAAACAGAGACCTGCTAGGTTTTCAAAACCTAGCAGGTCTTTTTTTGTCTGAATCAGAATTCACAGAATTTTCAGAATTAAAAACAATTAAAAACATAATTTTTTATTCTTTTAATTTTCTTGTCTTTTTAATTCTGAAAATTCTGATTCAGACAATCTTTTAATCCTGAAAATCCTGATTCAAACAAGCTATTGTCTTTTTAAAAGAAACTCGCCGTACTCGCATTTTGCTAATTCTGAAAATTCTGTGAATTCTGATTCAGACAATCTTTTATCTTTTTAAAGGAAACCCGCCGAACTCAAGTTAATTAGTGCTGGTTTGTTGCCAGTGCGTCATGATATTACGCACATATTGCTGAGTTTCTGGGTAGGGAGGGCACGCGCCAAAACGGCGCACACGGCTTGCCCCTGCATTGTAGGCACATAAGGCTTTTTCTACGCTTTTAAATTCTTGGTAGTGTTTTGCCAAATGCCACGCACCACAGTTGAGATTGTAATAAGGGGAATACCGTTCTTGTTGTTCTAATCCGCAATCTTGCGCCGCAGCGGGCATTAACTGGGCAAGACCAACTGCACCTTTTGGCGAAATTGCCATCGAATTCCAATTAGATTCTTGACGAATAACGGCGCGAAATAATTTAGGGTCTAGCCCGTGCTTTTTAGCGGCTTGGTCAGCAATAAAAGTAACGGGTATATCGATGAATGCTAATGCGTAAAGCAGGGTAAATAAGAGCGTGACGATAATCGCTTTTATAGAAGGCATAGGATAACAAGACTAAAAAATGGGTCTAACAGTGAATCATAATATTGCCCAATTTATTCCGTTTCGGCATGAATGGCTTTTACTTTCGCAGTACCTTGTGGATGTGCAATATCAAATTTATCTTGTTGAATCAGCAGTTGTAAGGTTTGTCCATCGTTAAACGTTAGCAAGACGCTATAACTGGGGATGACTTTTTTATCTTTTTCCTGCGTTGCATCTAATACTAATAAGTTTTGTGTTTGTTTGCCTGCAACGAGCTGAACTTGTGGCGTATTGATTTCATAATTTTCATTATTGGAGAGTAAAATAATTTTATCTTCCACGCCCTTGTCTGAACTGAGTGTTAATGTGCCAATTGCATCGGCTGCATTTTCATCAAAGCCTAAACTTGCCGCACTAGATAAATATGCAATTAAGCGGGTTGTTTCTGTTTCTGCCACGCCTAAAACAGTTAAACGTGCTAACTCGCCTGTAAAGAGTGTGAGTAATCGCCCTGTTTTTAAATCAAATAATTTATACGTTGTTTCTTGTGCACAACATCCATATTTGATGGTTTTATAAAACTCTTCCCATAAAATGCCTTCTTCTGCTTCATCTTCAATGCTCCATAACAAATGGTCGTAATGTCCCTTGTCAGAAGTAAAGGCACTGACTTTAACGCCAGAGGCGGCAATCGCTTCCATATCTTCCCGTTCAACACGGGTAAAACTTTGCGCCAGCAAGATTTCTGTCACGCTGTCTTTATTAAAAAAACGGGAAAAGTCAAAACGCTGATTATCGATTTTTCGAACTCTGACTGTTTTATCAAATGTTTCTGAAACGCTAGAACTAGCTTGTTTATTAAAGCCTTTATTAGATTCTGCGTGTACAGATAACGTATTTAAACAAAGGCAAACAAGGGCAGGAATAACGAGATATTTCATAACAATTCACTGGGTGATATTAACGTTCACTAGCATAGTACAGGTTTACCACAAAGAAAAAAATGATATTGTAATAACGTCTCTGGGTTTTAACGACATCTCAAGATGTTGGTCATCATTCCTAAAAATCGTTGTCTATAATATACTGAAAATAGACTCTAACATTCACAATTCATTAACGATTATGACAATACAAAACCGCCGTCTTGTTAATAATGATACCTATGACCCTAAACAACGCTTTGTTGGGGGCATTGTATTATTTCTGCTCATGTTGATTATTTACTTCTTTCTCAAATTAGTGTTAAGCGTTGGTATGAGCGATATAGAAGGCACTTATCAATTACGTGAAGCGTTGCCTGATGAGGTTGTCACAGGTAGCAATGCAAGTTTGCCCACGAGTCATACGACAGTTTCACCAGTGGTTACACACGCGCTCCCGTCTCACTTTGTATTTTTAGGATTAGATGGCTCGCCAATTACGAAAGAAGATAGCCAACAAGCCGCCACACAGTCTGCTGAAACTATTTCCGCTGAACCCCCCAAAACAGGGTATTTTTATGTACAAGCGGCAAGTTTTCGTGAAGAAAAACAGGCACAAGCTTTGGTTGATAAATTAAAAGAACGTACTTTAGAATCCGAAGTGGTTAAAGTGGGTGATTGGTACACCGTGCGTCTATTACCCCAAGAAAATAGACGGGTTGCAGAGCAACAACTGCGTCAATTACGCGACCGTCCTTTAAGCATTAAGGGACAAATTAAACAAATTGAATAATAACTGCATGTTTTTTAATTACGCTTCTTTCCCCTTAATTGCTCACACTTTTCAACAGTTATCACCTCTGTTATCTATGCAGTGATAATAGATGTGATAATTGATCATTTCCTTTCTTCGAGAATCAAACATGCTTGATCCCCAGTTAATTCGTAATAATTTACCTGATGTTGTCCGTCAATTAGCCACGCGCGGTTTTACCGTTAATGACGCACAATTGACGGCATTAGAAAAAGCCCGTAAACAATGCCAAACCGAAACAGAACAATTGCAAAATGAACGAAATACCCGTTCTAAAGACATCGGTAAGGCAAAAGCAAAAGGCGAAGATGTCACCGCATTAATGGAAAGCGTTAACCAGATTAACGAACAGTTAAAAAATAAAGAAGTCCAGCTCGACGCTATTCAATCAGAATTAAATCAATTACTTTATGAAATCCCCAATATTCCACACAGTAGCGTTCCTGTTGGTAACAGTGAAGAACAAAATGTCGAAGTGCGTCGCTGGGGCACGCCGAAAACTTTTCCATTCCCCCCCAAAGACCATGTCGATTTAGGCGCGATGAGCACCTTATTAGACTTTGAAACCGCTGTAAAAATTACAGGAACACGCTTTGCTTTAATGCGTGGCGCGTTAGCTCGCTTACACCGCGCCCTGATTCAATTCATGTTGAATTTACACACCGAAGAACATGGCTATACTGAGGTCAATGTGCCCTATATGGTGAATAGTGAAAGCTTATTCGGTACAGGACAACTCCCTAAATTTGCAGCAGATTTATTCCATATTCCCGAACAAAATTACTATTTAATTCCCACAGCTGAAGTCCCTGTTACCAATATTGCACGGGATACCATTATTGATGAAGAAGCCTTACCCGTTAAATATGTTTGCCATACCCCCTGTTTTCGCAGTGAAGCGGGTGCGTATGGTAAAGATACACGCGGGATGATACGTCAGCATCAATTTGAAAAAGTAGAATTAGTACAATTAGTGCGCCCTGATATGTCTTATGAAGCCTTAGAAGCCTTAACAGGACATGCCGAAACTGTATTACAGCGTTTAGAATTACCCTATCGAGTCATGAGCTTATGCACAGGTGACATGGGATTTTCCTCTGCGAAAACCTACGATTTAGAAGTATGGCTACCAGGTCAACAACGCTACCGCGAAATTTCTTCTTGCAGTAATTTTGAAGCCTTCCAAGCACGGCGGATGAAAGCCCGCTGGCGCGACCCTAAAACAAAAAAACCGAATTTATTACACACCTTAAACGGCTCAGGCTTGGCGATTGGTCGCACACTGGTTGCTGTGATGGAAAATTATCAAGATGAAGGTGGCAGAATTTATATTCCCGCTGCTTTACAGCCATACATGGGCAAGGTCACACACATAGACCCCTGCTAGCATCTCATCAAACGTTATTCGCCAGTCTTAAAAACAAGGTAAATTTTGGCATTCTTTAACTGGTTAATTTAAAGTAATTGTCTTAATTTACCTTATATTATTTATCCTGCACAATAATGAAACAAACATTATAAATGGTGGGATATCTATGCTAAAAATACTTATATTGCTACTACTAGCTTGTTCCTCCTTCTCCCCATGGGTTTTGGCAGCCTCTAACTATACAGGCAAAAAAGTCCTGCACGTTGCCTCTTATCATTCCTCTTTTGAATGGGTAACGGGACTTAATCACAGTATAGAAACCGTTTTTAAAGATAAAGGCATTGATTTCCAAGTTTTCTACATGGATACCAAAAATCATCCAACAGAAGCATGGAAACAAGAAATTGCTTTAAAAGCAAAAGATTTCATTGAAACCTTTAAACCGAATATCGTGATTGCCTCTGATGATGATGCGGCTAAATATTTAATTGTTCCTTATTATAAAGAAAGCAATTTGCCATTTATTTTTTGTGGAATTAATGAGGATATTAAAGTTTATGGTTTTCCCACTAAAAACATGACAGGCATGTTAGAGGTTGATTTAGCGGATGTTGTCGTTGCGCACTTGCGCAAATATGCGAAAGGCAATCGAGTTGCAATACTAACTGTTGATGGAATGAGCGAACGAAAATTAGTACAAAATTATATCGATGTTTTAAAACTTCCCATTAGTCATGCATATTTTGTAAAAACCTTTGAGGAATGGAAAACTGCCTTTTTAATGACCGATGCTGATATGTTACTGCTTATCAATTATGTTGGACTTGAAGGATGGGACACACAAACCGCTATCCAATTTGTTGAACAAAATGCGCATATTCCTATCGGTGCAAATTTTTCTTGGTTAAAGCCTTTTGCATTGTTAGGCATCACCAAATTAGCAGAAGAGCAAGGAACATGGTCAGCACAAGCAGCATTAAAAATTATGGATGGGGTGCAACCCAATGATATACCTATTGCAAAAAACAAAGATGGTCGACTGTTTATTAATTTGCGAATTGCCAATAAATTAGGCGTTGTTTTTAATAAAGCATTATTACAAACAGCAGAGATTATTAATTAACCTGAGTTCGGCGAGATTTTTTAAAAAGACAACAGCTTGTCTGGTGAATCCTTTTCGCGTGTTCCGACAGACCGACTAGGTTTTCAAAACCTAGCAGGTCTGTGCTTTGCTTATAAAATCTCGTCGAACTCAAATTCTTTAAAATTACGCTGATTCTACCTGCTCCTGCACACGGTACAAATTTGCATAAGTGCCTTGCTGACCTAATAATTGCGTATGCGTACCAATTTCAACAATTTTACCCTTATCCATCACAATAATACGGTCAGCTTGCGCGATAGTCGATAAACGGTGCGCGATAATAATCATCGTGCGTCCTCGTTTTAAATAATCTAACGAATCCTGTACATGACGCTCTGATTGCGTATCTAATGCTGACGTTGCCTCGTCAAAAATTAAAATTGGTGCATCTTTTAATAATGCCCGCGCAATAGCAAGTCGTTGCCGTTGTCCACCTGATAATTTAACGCCACGTTCCCCAATTATCGTCTCTAACCCGTTAGGCATTTGCTCAATGAATTCCATTGCATGAGCGGCTTTAGCTGCAGCAATAATTTTCTCTCGTGGTGTATTTGCCATTGCTCCATAAGCGATATTCGCCGCGACCGTATCATTAAATAACACCACTTCCTGACTGACTAAGGCAATTTTTTCCCGCAAAATGCTTAAAGGTAATTCATTGATATTAACCCCATCTAATAAAATTTGTCCCTGCGTCACGCTATAAAAGCGCGGGATTAAATTTGCCAGCGTTGTCTTGCCACTGCCCGACGCGCCGACTAACGCGATAGTTTCCCCCGCCCGAATGGTTAATGACAAATCATAAATAGCAGGATGCGATTCCGTATGATACGCAAACGTTAATTGTTTAAAATCAATCTCACCGACTAACTGGGGTAAGGTTTGCTTACCATTATCTTGCTCAGAATCTTGGTCGATTAAAGCAAAAATACTTTGTGCCGCAGCAAGCCCTTGTTGTAACTGTTCATTAACTTTAGTTAAGTGTTTAATTGGCGTAAACATCATGCCCATAGCCGTGAATAAAGACACGAAACCACCAACCGTAATCGAATTCGCTTGTGCTTCTTGCGCAGCAATATAAATGATTAATGCAAGGACAAACGCCGTTAGCATCTGCACAATGGCAA is part of the Beggiatoa alba B18LD genome and encodes:
- the msbA gene encoding lipid A export permease/ATP-binding protein MsbA, whose protein sequence is MTSSTLYLRLLRYVKPHRRLFSIAIISMIIMALTEPALPALLQPLLDEGFVQQNPDIIRLIPLLLLLVMLIKGVAMIISTTCLAKVATHVVTDLRQAMFEKILSLPTTAFDNTSSGVLLSKVTYDVSRVMAASTESLVVITRDSLTVLGLLAWMFYLNWRLTLIVFLVAPVVVVTMRVVSKRLRGMNISTQDAMGNMTRILEETISGHKLVKIFGGQQYEKNRFSGSCHAVLEATVKSQTTSAVSIAIVQMLTAFVLALIIYIAAQEAQANSITVGGFVSLFTAMGMMFTPIKHLTKVNEQLQQGLAAAQSIFALIDQDSEQDNGKQTLPQLVGEIDFKQLTFAYHTESHPAIYDLSLTIRAGETIALVGASGSGKTTLANLIPRFYSVTQGQILLDGVNINELPLSILREKIALVSQEVVLFNDTVAANIAYGAMANTPREKIIAAAKAAHAMEFIEQMPNGLETIIGERGVKLSGGQRQRLAIARALLKDAPILIFDEATSALDTQSERHVQDSLDYLKRGRTMIIIAHRLSTIAQADRIIVMDKGKIVEIGTHTQLLGQQGTYANLYRVQEQVESA
- a CDS encoding lytic transglycosylase domain-containing protein, with translation MPSIKAIIVTLLFTLLYALAFIDIPVTFIADQAAKKHGLDPKLFRAVIRQESNWNSMAISPKGAVGLAQLMPAAAQDCGLEQQERYSPYYNLNCGAWHLAKHYQEFKSVEKALCAYNAGASRVRRFGACPPYPETQQYVRNIMTHWQQTSTN
- a CDS encoding ABC transporter substrate-binding protein, whose translation is MLKILILLLLACSSFSPWVLAASNYTGKKVLHVASYHSSFEWVTGLNHSIETVFKDKGIDFQVFYMDTKNHPTEAWKQEIALKAKDFIETFKPNIVIASDDDAAKYLIVPYYKESNLPFIFCGINEDIKVYGFPTKNMTGMLEVDLADVVVAHLRKYAKGNRVAILTVDGMSERKLVQNYIDVLKLPISHAYFVKTFEEWKTAFLMTDADMLLLINYVGLEGWDTQTAIQFVEQNAHIPIGANFSWLKPFALLGITKLAEEQGTWSAQAALKIMDGVQPNDIPIAKNKDGRLFINLRIANKLGVVFNKALLQTAEIIN
- the serS gene encoding serine--tRNA ligase, with amino-acid sequence MLDPQLIRNNLPDVVRQLATRGFTVNDAQLTALEKARKQCQTETEQLQNERNTRSKDIGKAKAKGEDVTALMESVNQINEQLKNKEVQLDAIQSELNQLLYEIPNIPHSSVPVGNSEEQNVEVRRWGTPKTFPFPPKDHVDLGAMSTLLDFETAVKITGTRFALMRGALARLHRALIQFMLNLHTEEHGYTEVNVPYMVNSESLFGTGQLPKFAADLFHIPEQNYYLIPTAEVPVTNIARDTIIDEEALPVKYVCHTPCFRSEAGAYGKDTRGMIRQHQFEKVELVQLVRPDMSYEALEALTGHAETVLQRLELPYRVMSLCTGDMGFSSAKTYDLEVWLPGQQRYREISSCSNFEAFQARRMKARWRDPKTKKPNLLHTLNGSGLAIGRTLVAVMENYQDEGGRIYIPAALQPYMGKVTHIDPC
- a CDS encoding HAD-IA family hydrolase — its product is MTLATKKITHVIYDMDGVLLDTEPFYTTVTQHIAQQYGKNFTWALKSQMMGRKQLDAAQILVSSLALPITAEEYLQQREPLLDALFLTAQPLRGAKALTQHLHQQGIPQAVATSTPKSKFALKTQAHQTWFNVFQAIITGDNPVVKKGKPAPDIFLAAAHALNADPAHCLVFEDALVGVEAAKAAGMSVVAIPPAELDKAQFAKADAVLNAMDEFTPESWGLPAF
- the recC gene encoding exodeoxyribonuclease V subunit gamma → MLHIYTSNQLECLRDELVQVLQNPLENPLEKETIVVQSKGMERWLSLQLAEQLGVWTNAEFPFPDKILWRIFRRTIRELPDVSLFEREVMTWTLFELLPQYLDKPEFQDLKHYLHGESHRLKTYQLANRIANLFDQYVVFRPLMIADWENGKLSLDWAKEDPSEKWQSILWRALIAKHGKQHRAAVRAAFFQSLTPQLSNRLPKRLSIFGVAALPPFFLDVLIQLGAYLDVHIFLLNPCQEYWGHIASDSEIARKTIKLRGQIVAPESLYLEKGNSLLASWGRLGREFIDSLNDYYYENHDIFIDPLTETSQPTLLAHVQSDILNLIDRGENTPTAPPALSLPALDKSLQIHACHSLMREVEILHDQLLALFTSDPDLKARDILVMMPDIELYTPYIQAVFATTPENRRIPYSLADRQLRGESALVDSFLAIIELQHSRFTSSDVLRLLETPAIQRRFQLTEEDIDRIRDWIEKTGIRWGIDGQNRANLELPDFIENTWRAGLDRLLLGYALPKHPLSIPNAPETLFAGILPYDEVEGSDTIALGKLLDFSEKLFATIGELQHARTAEGWGIFLNALLDEFLDINDENEAEAQAIRNSFEKLRASTQLANFEQILPFEIVLTFLNNLLGVEPQTTNFLTGQVTFCAMLPMRSIPFKVVCLLGMNDNAFPRVDKALGFDLLVKVPERGDRSRRGNDRYLFLESLLSARNCFYISYQGRNIRDNTEMPPSVLVAELLDYLDKAFVLPENDRPISQQLVIHHPLQGFSPRYFSGENPTLFSYAEEYCHASRILQQTPQTLPPFIRHSLPEPPSELLNITLNDFIQFFINPTRFLLRKRLGIYFETGIGHLPEVEPFQLSNLESYQFNQNLVERALAGQTPDTYFEIAKASGQLPHGEIGHCVYQQLTEEINDFVIKVKKNTDNNQRLAPAFIDLKIGRLHIIGSIDHLWTKHLIRYRYANLKAKDYLGLWIEHLCLNTLKSTHYPKTSHLIGKDNIHQFNAVDNALELLEDLSTLYYQGLQKPLPFFAETAWKYMEKGLKIGQEFDEVGAFKEANKEWQGSKSANYESKGEQENEYYQLCFREEQGNPLNQEFKDLAKRIYQPLIQAKNELK
- a CDS encoding SPOR domain-containing protein; this translates as MTIQNRRLVNNDTYDPKQRFVGGIVLFLLMLIIYFFLKLVLSVGMSDIEGTYQLREALPDEVVTGSNASLPTSHTTVSPVVTHALPSHFVFLGLDGSPITKEDSQQAATQSAETISAEPPKTGYFYVQAASFREEKQAQALVDKLKERTLESEVVKVGDWYTVRLLPQENRRVAEQQLRQLRDRPLSIKGQIKQIE